One window of the Anomalospiza imberbis isolate Cuckoo-Finch-1a 21T00152 chromosome 12, ASM3175350v1, whole genome shotgun sequence genome contains the following:
- the LOC137481217 gene encoding dual specificity protein phosphatase 22-A-like, which translates to MGTGMSKIVTGLYLGNINDSEDHENLLRKGVTHILSVHNRAKPVLEDMTYLCISASDSSSQNLLQHFKECIQFIHECRLGGGGCLVHCLAGVSRSTTVLVAYLMTVTELGWQSCLAATRAVRSYASPNSGFQQQLQEYESTLLHQYRAWIRRDYGRNPFQDQEELQRLLGQQGSRDCSWPRSPAPTLPPPCRAGGTAGASSWANR; encoded by the exons ATGGGGACTGGAATGAGCAAG ATTGTCACCGGCCTCTACCTGGGGAATATTAATG ACTCTGAGGACCATGAGAACCTGCTGAGGAAGGGGGTGACCCACATCCTGTCCGTCCACAACCGTGCCAAGCCCGTGCTGGAG GACATGACCTATCTGTGTATCTCGGCCTCGGATTCATCCAGTCAAAACCT GCTGCAGCATTTTAAGGAGTGCATCCAGTTCATCCACGAGTGCCGGCTCGGAGGGGGAGGCTGCCTGGTGCACTG CCTGGCCGGGGTGTCCCGCAGCACCACGGTCCTGGTGGCATACCTGATGACagtgacagagctgggctggcagagctgcctggctgCCACCAGGGCCGTGCGCTCCTACGCCAGCCCCAACTCCggcttccagcagcagctgcaggaatacGAGAGCACCCTGCTCCACCAG TACCGCGCCTGGATCCGCCGGGATTACGGCAGGAACCCCTTCCAGgaccaggaggagctgcagcgcCTGCTGGGCCAGCAGGGGAGCAGGGATTGCTCGTGGCCCCGCTCCCCAGCTCCCACCTTGCCCCCTCCCTGCCGCGCAGGTGGCACCgctggtgccagcagctgggCGAACAGATAA